The proteins below are encoded in one region of Aquisphaera giovannonii:
- a CDS encoding serine/threonine-protein kinase → MTLDLEGLTARERRLCEVLAAYYEASAEGRAPQPRTICDENPDLASGLAVFFSEQERLRSAIVPLRPPARPGDEASGSGPGRDRGDEADRTSRDEPAADARRWTALGPFAKGIRRFGDYELLEELAIGGMGVVYKARQVGLNRLVALKVIRSGEFASEADVRRFHAEAETVADLDHPHIVPIYEVGERRGYHFFSMKLVGGGTLRSRIDRYVPDPRGAARVVAALARAVQHAHERGILHRDLKPSNVLLDEKGEPMLVDFGLSKRLDATTDLTAPGAILGTPPYFAPEMATGGKRAITTAADVYGLGAIFYALLTGRVPFRAESIWELIRKVKEQAPEPPRDVNPRVEVEPQTICLKCLEKDPKDRYGSARELAEDLDRWLNGEPIRGRPASWWHRARAWCRQPARRQQAGAHAAVVGVLLMIWACVGSVLIGLGGIRVAAPGAVIAHVCGWIVLPYLPMILIGRLAAKGRAWAVRAGLIHAGILLVVDAIHLLGLYGVGDGPNAATNPASRSLGLTLFYLSTVFVAAGYAVANISLASDRPPAATLMRRAPAMPTSGDEAQALRPG, encoded by the coding sequence ATGACGCTCGACCTGGAGGGACTCACGGCGCGGGAACGCCGCCTCTGCGAGGTGCTGGCCGCGTACTACGAGGCCTCGGCCGAGGGCCGGGCGCCGCAGCCCCGGACCATCTGCGATGAGAACCCCGACCTGGCGTCCGGGCTGGCGGTCTTCTTCTCGGAGCAGGAGCGGCTCCGCAGCGCCATCGTGCCGCTGCGGCCGCCCGCCCGCCCCGGCGACGAGGCGTCCGGGTCGGGACCGGGCCGGGACCGCGGCGACGAGGCCGACCGGACGTCCCGGGATGAGCCCGCCGCCGACGCCCGGCGGTGGACGGCCCTGGGCCCGTTCGCGAAGGGGATCCGCCGGTTCGGCGACTACGAGCTGCTCGAGGAGCTGGCGATCGGCGGGATGGGCGTCGTCTACAAGGCCCGGCAGGTCGGCCTCAACCGGCTCGTCGCGCTGAAGGTGATCCGATCCGGCGAGTTCGCCTCCGAGGCCGACGTCCGGCGGTTCCACGCCGAGGCGGAGACGGTCGCTGACCTGGACCACCCCCACATCGTGCCGATCTACGAGGTGGGAGAGCGGCGGGGCTACCACTTCTTCAGCATGAAGCTCGTCGGGGGCGGGACCCTGCGATCCCGGATCGACCGCTACGTCCCGGATCCGCGCGGGGCCGCGCGGGTGGTCGCCGCCCTGGCCCGCGCGGTCCAGCACGCCCACGAGAGGGGCATCCTCCACCGCGACCTGAAGCCGTCGAACGTCCTCCTGGACGAGAAGGGGGAGCCCATGCTCGTGGACTTCGGGCTCTCCAAGCGGCTCGATGCCACGACCGACCTCACGGCCCCCGGCGCGATCCTGGGCACGCCGCCCTACTTCGCCCCGGAGATGGCGACCGGCGGCAAGAGGGCGATCACGACGGCGGCCGACGTGTACGGCCTGGGGGCGATCTTCTACGCGCTGCTGACCGGCCGCGTCCCGTTCCGGGCGGAGTCGATCTGGGAGCTGATCCGGAAGGTCAAGGAGCAGGCCCCGGAGCCGCCCCGGGACGTCAACCCCCGGGTCGAGGTGGAGCCCCAGACGATCTGCCTGAAGTGCCTGGAGAAGGACCCGAAGGACCGCTACGGCAGCGCCCGGGAGCTGGCCGAGGACCTCGATCGCTGGCTGAATGGGGAGCCGATCCGGGGCCGGCCCGCCTCCTGGTGGCACCGCGCCCGGGCCTGGTGCCGCCAGCCCGCGCGGCGACAGCAGGCGGGGGCCCACGCGGCGGTCGTCGGGGTGCTCCTCATGATCTGGGCCTGCGTGGGCAGCGTGCTGATCGGGCTGGGCGGGATCCGCGTGGCGGCGCCCGGCGCCGTGATCGCGCACGTCTGCGGCTGGATCGTCCTGCCCTACCTGCCGATGATCCTGATCGGCCGGCTCGCCGCGAAGGGCAGGGCCTGGGCGGTCCGGGCCGGCCTGATCCATGCCGGCATCCTGCTGGTCGTCGACGCGATCCACCTCCTGGGCCTCTACGGCGTCGGTGACGGGCCGAACGCCGCGACGAACCCCGCCTCGCGGTCCCTGGGGCTCACGCTGTTCTACCTGTCCACCGTGTTCGTCGCCGCGGGCTACGCCGTCGCTAACATCTCGCTCGCCTCCGACCGCCCCCCCGCCGCCACCCTGATGAGGCGGGCCCCGGCCATGCCCACGTCGGGCGACGAGGCGCAAGCCCTCCGGCCGGGTTAG
- a CDS encoding sigma-70 family RNA polymerase sigma factor has protein sequence MTMSRTGDGSDTLLEQARSGAVETRGLLLDRYRNYLMLLARAMMGRGLRSSLEASDLVQQTFLEAYRDLPMFRGSGERELVGWLRRILIHNVCQQAEYLGRQKRGGKRQVSLDELLERSDLLMARAHGCVVASPSECADRSERTLLLADALARLPESQRTALELHHLQGLTVPEVGREMGRSVLAVTGLIYRGMKALRALLTPA, from the coding sequence ATGACGATGTCGCGAACCGGCGACGGGTCGGACACCCTGCTCGAGCAGGCCAGGTCCGGCGCCGTCGAGACGCGGGGGTTGCTCCTGGATCGCTATCGCAACTACCTGATGCTCCTCGCCCGCGCGATGATGGGCCGGGGGCTGCGATCGAGCCTGGAAGCCTCCGACCTCGTGCAGCAGACCTTCCTGGAGGCCTACCGCGACCTGCCGATGTTCCGGGGCTCCGGGGAGCGCGAGCTGGTCGGGTGGCTGCGACGCATCCTGATCCACAACGTGTGCCAGCAGGCCGAGTACCTGGGCCGGCAGAAGCGTGGCGGCAAGCGGCAGGTCTCGCTCGATGAGCTCCTCGAGCGTTCCGACCTGCTCATGGCCCGGGCCCACGGCTGCGTGGTCGCCTCGCCGAGCGAGTGTGCGGACCGCAGCGAGCGGACCCTGCTCCTGGCCGACGCCCTGGCGCGGCTGCCCGAGTCGCAGCGGACCGCGCTGGAGTTGCACCACCTGCAGGGCCTCACGGTGCCCGAGGTGGGCCGCGAGATGGGCCGCAGCGTCCTCGCGGTCACCGGGCTCATCTATCGCGGGATGAAGGCCCTGCGCGCACTGTTGACGCCCGCCTGA
- a CDS encoding glycoside hydrolase 5 family protein, which yields MAVRPAAPPAARHSWTATSSPVVAAAAVLILIAAGAGSPARAADGPWPADRARAWGEAHPWLAGCNFSPSTAINELEMWQADTFDLATIDRELGWAEGLGFNSVRVFLHNIPYDRDPQGFLGRIDAFLSAADRHKIGVVFVLLDACWDPFPVAGKQHAPVPGLHNSGWVQCPGLPILRDPVRHDELKGYVTGVIGRFRDDRRIHAWDLFNEPDNPNRSSYGRQEPPNKAELSLALLKKAFAWARAANPSQPLTAGAWVGDLTDPAKLSPINAFMLDQSDVISFHNYKPLPEMKRDVEALKRYGRPILCTEYMARPAGSRFDPILAYLKSQKVGAYNWGFVAGKTQTIYPWDSWQKPYPAEPPVWFHDILRSDGTPYDRKEVEYIRGVTGARKAG from the coding sequence ATGGCAGTCCGGCCGGCCGCACCCCCGGCGGCGCGGCATTCGTGGACCGCGACTTCCAGCCCGGTGGTGGCGGCCGCCGCGGTCCTGATCCTGATCGCGGCCGGGGCCGGGTCCCCCGCCCGGGCCGCCGACGGGCCGTGGCCCGCGGACAGGGCCCGCGCCTGGGGCGAGGCGCATCCGTGGCTCGCCGGCTGCAACTTCTCCCCCAGCACCGCGATTAACGAGCTGGAGATGTGGCAGGCCGACACCTTCGACCTCGCGACGATCGACCGCGAGCTCGGCTGGGCGGAGGGCCTGGGCTTCAACAGCGTCCGCGTCTTCCTCCACAACATCCCCTACGACCGCGACCCGCAGGGCTTCCTGGGGCGCATCGACGCGTTCCTGTCCGCGGCCGATCGGCACAAGATCGGCGTGGTGTTCGTCCTGCTGGACGCCTGCTGGGATCCCTTCCCCGTCGCCGGCAAGCAGCACGCGCCCGTGCCCGGCTTGCACAATTCCGGCTGGGTCCAGTGCCCCGGCCTGCCCATCCTCCGCGACCCCGTCCGGCACGACGAGCTGAAGGGCTACGTCACCGGGGTCATCGGACGCTTCCGAGACGACCGGCGGATCCACGCCTGGGACCTGTTCAACGAGCCCGACAACCCCAACCGCTCCAGCTACGGCCGCCAGGAGCCCCCCAACAAGGCCGAGCTCTCGCTGGCCCTCCTGAAGAAGGCGTTCGCCTGGGCGCGGGCCGCGAACCCATCCCAGCCGCTGACCGCCGGGGCCTGGGTCGGCGACCTCACCGACCCGGCGAAACTCTCGCCGATCAACGCCTTCATGTTGGACCAGTCCGACGTGATCAGCTTCCACAATTACAAGCCCCTGCCCGAGATGAAGCGGGACGTGGAGGCCCTGAAGCGGTACGGCCGGCCGATCCTCTGCACCGAATACATGGCCCGCCCCGCCGGCAGCCGGTTCGACCCGATCCTCGCCTACCTGAAGTCGCAGAAGGTCGGCGCCTACAACTGGGGCTTCGTCGCCGGCAAGACCCAGACCATCTACCCCTGGGACTCCTGGCAGAAGCCCTACCCCGCCGAGCCCCCCGTCTGGTTCCACGACATCCTCCGCAGCGACGGCACGCCCTATGACCGCAAGGAAGTCGAGTACATCCGCGGCGTGACGGGGGCGCGGAAAGCGGGCTGA
- a CDS encoding WD40 repeat domain-containing protein, with the protein MDESYPTPSRRRPGPGGPGRPEEGVSAGRAPAAPLRAAIRGVLAIGGLLGVAWLVGPGETPPPPCSNAIGRHPGLVLTTAMSPDGRRLASGGYEGSIRIWDVAGGDLATVLEPGDGPVHGLAWSPDGSALAAAGSAGAVTVWDANTWGRVAEMEGEPGRARGLAWSPDGTTLAAGCLDATVVLWDAASRRPRAVLRGHSGGVNLVHFSADGRTLVTGGSDGLVGTWDMPAGKLLRLHRAGVVALSGLAGTPGGDAFATCNIGPGVFRCRPGEPLTEGTALRGGGPYVALATSRDGRLLAASTIDGAIDLWRLATPRRLATLRGHYGTIRSMAFTPDGRSLLSGGSDGAIRTWRVGDDDGPGAPDPAP; encoded by the coding sequence ATGGACGAGTCATATCCGACCCCGTCGCGACGACGGCCCGGCCCCGGGGGCCCGGGGCGGCCCGAGGAGGGCGTGTCCGCCGGCCGGGCGCCCGCCGCGCCGTTGCGGGCCGCGATCCGCGGCGTGCTGGCGATCGGCGGGCTGCTCGGCGTGGCCTGGCTGGTCGGCCCGGGGGAGACGCCGCCGCCCCCCTGTAGCAACGCCATCGGCAGGCATCCCGGCCTCGTGCTGACGACGGCCATGTCGCCCGACGGCCGGAGGCTCGCCTCGGGGGGCTACGAGGGCTCGATCCGGATCTGGGACGTGGCCGGGGGGGACCTGGCGACGGTCCTGGAGCCGGGGGACGGGCCCGTCCACGGCCTGGCCTGGTCGCCCGACGGCTCCGCGCTCGCCGCGGCGGGCTCGGCCGGGGCCGTGACCGTCTGGGACGCAAACACCTGGGGGCGGGTCGCGGAGATGGAGGGCGAGCCGGGCCGTGCCCGCGGCCTGGCCTGGTCGCCCGACGGCACGACCCTGGCGGCGGGGTGCCTGGATGCGACGGTGGTGCTCTGGGATGCGGCGAGCCGGCGGCCCCGGGCGGTCCTCCGCGGCCACTCCGGCGGCGTCAACCTGGTCCACTTCTCCGCGGACGGCCGCACGCTGGTCACCGGCGGCTCGGACGGCCTGGTCGGAACCTGGGACATGCCCGCCGGCAAGCTGCTGCGCCTCCACCGCGCCGGGGTGGTGGCCCTCTCCGGCCTCGCGGGCACGCCCGGCGGGGATGCCTTCGCGACCTGCAACATCGGGCCGGGCGTCTTCCGGTGCCGCCCGGGGGAGCCCCTCACCGAGGGCACGGCCCTGCGCGGCGGCGGGCCGTACGTGGCCCTGGCCACCTCGCGCGACGGCCGGCTCCTGGCCGCGAGCACCATCGACGGCGCCATCGACCTCTGGCGGCTCGCGACGCCGCGGCGGCTCGCGACGCTCCGCGGCCATTACGGCACGATCCGGAGCATGGCCTTCACCCCGGACGGCCGGTCCCTCCTCTCCGGCGGCTCCGACGGCGCCATCCGCACCTGGCGGGTCGGCGACGACGACGGCCCCGGGGCGCCCGATCCGGCCCCGTGA